The following are from one region of the Nitratidesulfovibrio sp. genome:
- a CDS encoding NADH-quinone oxidoreductase subunit N: MNLDLALLVPECAMLLVVAVLFVQALSAGPASVAAHRWLPLGALAVTAASVVALPAEGLLLWDAYKVDALSQFFKLCVAGGFCIAVLNATRQPTLEEGKRADYFLFLGVSAWGLMLLASSAELVTLYLALELSSYSLYVLIPLRGRTREGAEAGVKYILFGAAATAISLYGLSYIMAAHQTTYIAALAARDWSWAASPTAVVGLSLFLCGMFYKLALFPFHFWCPDVYQGASNETAAYVATLPKLGAVVVLVRLAAVLHPGLEITTAIAWLGVLSMTFGNLCALVQKDVKRMLGFSSVAHAGYVTVGLVSGTAEGLAAAAFYALVYVVMNLLCFWVVARVAVDGRNLALSDLNGLHRRSPVLAFALGVGAFALVGLPPTAGFMGKLFLITAAWNHGYNWLVIALALNSAIAIYYYLSLVRHAYTEPDENTSLPAPDQSAFSLGGAVALAAATLVLGIVPSPLFERAVKAGMALFG; encoded by the coding sequence CCTGGGCGCGCTGGCGGTAACGGCCGCATCCGTGGTGGCTCTCCCCGCCGAAGGTCTGCTGCTGTGGGATGCCTACAAGGTGGACGCCCTCTCGCAGTTCTTCAAGCTGTGCGTGGCGGGCGGCTTCTGCATCGCCGTGCTCAACGCCACCCGCCAGCCCACGCTGGAGGAAGGCAAACGCGCCGACTACTTCCTGTTCCTGGGGGTATCGGCGTGGGGCCTGATGCTGCTGGCCTCGTCCGCAGAACTGGTGACCCTGTACCTTGCGCTGGAACTGTCGTCGTACAGTCTGTACGTGCTCATTCCCCTGCGCGGGCGTACCCGTGAGGGGGCAGAGGCAGGCGTCAAGTACATCCTGTTCGGCGCGGCGGCCACGGCCATTTCGCTGTACGGGCTGTCGTACATCATGGCCGCGCACCAGACCACGTACATCGCGGCACTGGCCGCGCGCGACTGGTCGTGGGCGGCAAGTCCCACTGCCGTTGTCGGCCTGTCGCTGTTCCTGTGCGGCATGTTCTACAAGCTGGCCCTGTTTCCGTTCCACTTCTGGTGCCCCGACGTGTATCAGGGCGCCAGCAACGAAACGGCGGCCTACGTGGCCACCCTGCCCAAGCTGGGCGCGGTGGTGGTGCTGGTGCGCCTGGCCGCCGTGCTGCACCCCGGCCTGGAAATAACCACGGCCATCGCCTGGCTGGGCGTTCTTTCCATGACCTTCGGCAACCTGTGCGCCCTGGTGCAGAAGGACGTGAAGCGCATGCTGGGCTTCTCGTCCGTGGCGCACGCGGGCTACGTGACCGTGGGCCTCGTGTCCGGCACGGCAGAGGGCCTTGCCGCCGCCGCGTTCTACGCGCTGGTGTACGTGGTCATGAACCTGCTGTGCTTCTGGGTGGTGGCCCGCGTGGCCGTGGACGGGCGCAACCTGGCCCTGTCCGACCTCAACGGGCTGCACCGCAGATCCCCGGTGCTGGCCTTTGCCCTTGGGGTGGGCGCCTTCGCCCTGGTGGGCCTGCCGCCCACGGCGGGCTTCATGGGCAAGCTGTTCCTGATCACGGCGGCGTGGAACCACGGCTACAACTGGCTGGTCATCGCCCTGGCCCTGAACAGCGCCATTGCCATCTACTACTACCTGTCGCTGGTGCGCCACGCCTATACCGAGCCTGACGAAAACACCTCGCTGCCCGCGCCCGACCAGAGCGCGTTCAGCCTGGGCGGCGCGGTGGCGCTGGCCGCCGCCACGCTGGTGCTGGGCATCGTGCCTTCGCCGCTGTTCGAGAGGGCGGTCAAGGCGGGCATGGCCCTCTTCGGCTAG
- a CDS encoding FmdE family protein codes for MLIGPHTHDEFMDVARNFHGYPAPGLIIGGYMVELARQGLPEGVLFDAISETEQCLPDAVQLLTPCTVGNGWLRIMNFGIYAVSLFDKRTGEGVRVHLDVDKMGPWGEIRTWFLKLKSKKDQDTPLLQAQIKEAGPDILTARPITIRPDRLGHKGKGLVGRCPLCGEYYPVSSGGICRSCQGESPYHAGPGLAFEGQPALRAVPVAEAVGKRALHDMTRIVPGEHKDAEFTAGQELTAGDICRLQMMGRNSIYVQDAADSDDAWVHEDEAAKTFAAMLAGEGIAMREDPREGKANLVATRDGLLMVDTERLERFNLVPDVMCATRQGYSMVLAGAKVAGTRAIPLYLSRENFIKATAMLQDGPLLRVLPMRAAKIGILVTGTEVFQGLIQDKFAPIITQKAQRLNCEVVKTVFAPDDAALITQGVRDLIAAGADLVVTTAGLSVDPDDVTRKGLLDAGLTDMLYGLPMLPGTMSLVGRITSEQAPHPVQVVGVPACALFFKTTALDILLPRLLAGVQITRRDLAKLGDGGLCMECKSCTYPKCPFGK; via the coding sequence ATGCTCATCGGTCCCCACACCCACGACGAATTCATGGACGTTGCGCGCAATTTTCACGGCTACCCGGCCCCCGGCCTGATCATCGGCGGCTACATGGTCGAACTGGCCCGCCAGGGCCTGCCGGAAGGCGTGCTGTTCGACGCCATTTCCGAGACCGAACAGTGTCTGCCCGACGCGGTGCAACTGCTTACCCCCTGCACGGTGGGCAACGGCTGGCTGCGCATCATGAACTTCGGCATCTACGCCGTCTCGCTGTTCGACAAGCGCACCGGCGAAGGGGTGCGCGTGCATCTGGACGTGGACAAGATGGGCCCGTGGGGCGAAATCCGCACCTGGTTCCTGAAGCTGAAATCCAAGAAGGACCAGGACACGCCGCTGTTGCAGGCGCAGATCAAGGAGGCGGGGCCGGACATCCTGACCGCCCGGCCCATCACCATCCGGCCCGACCGGCTGGGCCACAAGGGCAAGGGGCTGGTGGGCCGCTGCCCGCTGTGCGGCGAATACTATCCGGTGTCCTCGGGCGGCATCTGTCGTTCGTGCCAGGGCGAATCGCCCTACCACGCCGGGCCGGGCCTGGCCTTCGAGGGCCAGCCCGCCCTGCGCGCCGTACCCGTGGCCGAGGCCGTGGGCAAGCGCGCCCTGCACGACATGACCCGCATCGTGCCCGGCGAGCACAAGGACGCGGAATTCACCGCCGGGCAGGAACTGACCGCCGGGGACATCTGCCGCCTTCAGATGATGGGGCGCAACTCCATCTACGTGCAGGACGCCGCCGATTCCGATGATGCCTGGGTGCACGAGGACGAGGCCGCCAAGACCTTCGCCGCCATGCTGGCGGGCGAGGGCATCGCCATGCGCGAGGACCCGCGCGAGGGCAAGGCCAACCTTGTCGCCACCCGCGACGGCCTGCTGATGGTGGACACCGAACGGCTGGAACGCTTCAACCTGGTGCCCGACGTGATGTGCGCCACCCGCCAGGGCTACAGCATGGTGCTGGCGGGGGCCAAGGTGGCGGGCACGCGGGCCATCCCGCTGTATCTCTCGCGCGAGAACTTCATCAAGGCCACGGCCATGCTCCAGGACGGCCCGCTGCTGCGGGTGCTGCCCATGCGCGCCGCGAAAATCGGCATTCTGGTCACCGGCACCGAGGTATTCCAGGGGCTGATCCAGGACAAGTTTGCGCCCATCATCACCCAGAAGGCCCAGCGCCTGAACTGCGAGGTGGTGAAGACCGTGTTCGCCCCCGACGACGCGGCCCTGATCACCCAGGGCGTGCGCGACCTGATCGCCGCCGGGGCGGACCTGGTGGTGACCACCGCCGGGCTGTCCGTGGACCCCGACGACGTGACCCGCAAGGGGCTGCTGGACGCGGGCCTTACCGACATGCTGTACGGCCTGCCCATGCTGCCCGGCACCATGAGCCTTGTGGGGCGCATCACCAGCGAGCAGGCCCCCCACCCCGTGCAGGTGGTGGGCGTACCCGCCTGCGCGCTGTTCTTCAAGACCACCGCGCTGGACATCCTGCTGCCGCGCCTGCTGGCCGGGGTGCAAATCACCCGGCGCGACCTGGCGAAGCTGGGCGACGGCGGCCTGTGCATGGAATGCAAGAGCTGCACGTATCCCAAGTGCCCGTTCGGCAAGTAG
- a CDS encoding AraC family transcriptional regulator, with protein sequence MSRTPRHAAVRFWRDPDLPEVEVRRSSYNEETFRRHTHAAYSIGLMDGGAASFMLEGAPHRAVAGQLVLIEPDRVHACNPDRDTFFAYRMFYVDPAWLAELADQAERTERAERTPSSETPPCSAPACEQDKPGERGVFRTSGPPGCCDHPAPLPRFRAPVVDCPQTMAAWSALYDAVTHGGSVLEKQSLLVQAAELLLARHCLPASGACPAMNLTVPAEACAPSRPAESAPPTDTADAVAIVEAVRRHLCDHVADPVRLDDLARLAGRSRCHLLRMFQQVTGLPPHAYQTQLRVEAAKGLLAAGHAITQVAAETGFSDQSHFSRVFRDLTGATPRQYQQGGSNGADDAAPGGTDSTGTKA encoded by the coding sequence ATGAGCCGCACCCCACGCCATGCCGCCGTCCGCTTCTGGCGCGACCCGGACCTGCCCGAAGTGGAGGTGCGCCGATCGAGCTACAACGAGGAAACCTTCCGCCGCCACACCCACGCCGCCTATTCCATCGGGCTCATGGACGGCGGGGCCGCCTCGTTCATGCTCGAAGGCGCGCCGCACCGGGCCGTGGCCGGACAACTGGTGCTCATCGAGCCGGACAGGGTGCACGCCTGCAATCCCGACCGAGACACCTTCTTCGCCTACCGCATGTTTTACGTGGACCCGGCATGGCTGGCGGAACTTGCCGATCAGGCTGAACGGACTGAACGGGCCGAGCGGACACCCTCCTCAGAAACCCCGCCCTGCTCCGCCCCCGCCTGCGAACAGGATAAACCCGGTGAACGGGGGGTATTCCGCACTTCCGGCCCCCCCGGCTGTTGCGACCACCCGGCCCCGCTGCCCCGCTTCCGCGCGCCGGTGGTGGACTGCCCGCAAACCATGGCCGCGTGGTCGGCCCTGTACGATGCGGTAACGCACGGCGGCTCGGTGCTGGAAAAGCAGTCGCTGCTGGTGCAGGCGGCAGAACTGCTGCTGGCCCGGCACTGCCTGCCCGCTTCCGGCGCGTGCCCAGCCATGAATCTCACGGTTCCCGCCGAGGCATGCGCGCCATCCCGGCCCGCCGAATCCGCCCCCCCGACGGACACCGCCGATGCGGTCGCCATAGTGGAGGCCGTACGCCGCCACCTGTGCGACCACGTGGCCGACCCGGTGCGCCTGGACGACCTGGCCCGCCTTGCCGGGCGCAGCCGCTGCCACCTGCTGCGCATGTTCCAGCAGGTCACGGGGCTGCCCCCGCACGCCTACCAGACCCAGTTGCGGGTAGAGGCGGCAAAGGGGCTTCTGGCTGCCGGGCATGCCATCACCCAGGTGGCGGCGGAAACCGGCTTTTCCGACCAAAGCCACTTCTCGCGCGTATTCCGCGACCTGACCGGGGCCACCCCACGCCAGTACCAGCAGGGCGGGTCCAACGGGGCCGACGACGCCGCGCCCGGCGGCACCGACAGCACCGGCACCAAAGCCTGA
- a CDS encoding DUF2000 domain-containing protein, whose amino-acid sequence MNLDATKFAIVLDGGLPGGVAANAAAVLSLSVGRAFPEIVGPAVTDGNGDEHPGITQLPIPVLRAAPEALPDLRRKAEERGLFCVGFTHTARTARSYDAYMQRMAATAHDDLCFVGIAIVGERSAVDGLCGALPMLR is encoded by the coding sequence ATGAACCTCGATGCCACCAAGTTCGCCATCGTGCTCGACGGCGGCCTGCCGGGCGGCGTGGCGGCCAACGCCGCCGCCGTGCTGTCCCTGTCCGTGGGCCGCGCCTTTCCGGAAATCGTCGGCCCCGCCGTCACCGACGGCAACGGGGACGAGCACCCCGGCATTACCCAGTTGCCCATCCCCGTACTGCGCGCCGCGCCCGAGGCCCTGCCCGACCTGCGCCGCAAGGCCGAGGAACGCGGGCTGTTCTGCGTGGGCTTTACCCACACGGCGCGCACCGCCCGCAGCTACGACGCCTACATGCAACGCATGGCCGCCACCGCCCACGACGACCTCTGCTTCGTGGGCATTGCCATCGTGGGCGAACGCAGCGCCGTGGACGGACTGTGCGGCGCGCTGCCCATGCTGCGCTGA
- a CDS encoding zf-HC2 domain-containing protein, translated as MRQQRHHMTVLHSIEEGLCTDNTPCPGANMIACYLEKTATPADRKRLESHFASCRACREDLLELRKILKATEVKTPFEVVEAALALGSQHETEPVTGHGTDQGTEDGNDHYLILG; from the coding sequence ATGAGACAGCAACGGCACCACATGACGGTGCTCCACTCCATCGAAGAAGGATTGTGCACGGACAACACTCCATGTCCTGGCGCAAATATGATCGCCTGCTACCTGGAAAAGACGGCCACACCGGCAGATAGAAAACGCCTTGAATCGCATTTTGCGTCGTGCAGGGCATGCAGGGAAGACCTTCTGGAGCTGCGCAAGATTCTGAAGGCAACGGAAGTGAAGACACCGTTCGAGGTCGTTGAGGCGGCATTGGCGCTCGGCAGCCAGCACGAAACGGAGCCGGTCACGGGTCACGGAACGGATCAGGGTACGGAGGACGGCAATGACCACTATCTCATCCTTGGCTAG
- a CDS encoding flagellar hook capping FlgD N-terminal domain-containing protein — translation MTTISSLASSTSTSSTTSSGTTLDSDAFLQLLIAELQNQDPTNPTDSTEMINQIASFSTVEQLTALNDTATSIYDSLTAMSLNSAVSFIGQSVLAEGDDISKTDDATTVVSFTLESDAETLTAHVYDSDGTIINSVSLGATDSGTYTFSWDGTNYTGTEVSNGTYNVVFEAYDEDGDSLEVSTMVAGTVSGVSVEDGTTVLTLSDGRTVNLEDVYSVVSSDA, via the coding sequence ATGACCACTATCTCATCCTTGGCTAGCTCCACCAGCACATCGTCGACCACCAGCAGCGGCACCACGCTGGACTCCGACGCCTTTCTGCAACTGCTCATCGCGGAACTGCAGAACCAGGACCCCACCAACCCCACCGATTCCACCGAGATGATCAACCAGATCGCCTCGTTCTCCACGGTGGAGCAGCTGACAGCCCTCAACGACACGGCCACGTCCATCTACGACTCGCTGACGGCCATGAGCCTGAACTCCGCCGTGAGCTTCATCGGGCAGTCCGTGCTGGCCGAGGGCGACGACATCTCCAAGACCGACGACGCCACCACCGTGGTCTCCTTCACCCTGGAATCGGACGCGGAAACCCTTACCGCGCACGTCTACGACTCCGACGGCACCATCATCAACTCCGTCTCACTCGGCGCCACGGACAGCGGCACCTACACCTTCTCCTGGGACGGCACCAACTACACCGGCACCGAAGTGTCCAACGGCACCTACAACGTGGTGTTCGAGGCCTACGACGAGGACGGCGACAGCCTGGAAGTCTCCACCATGGTGGCGGGTACGGTTTCCGGCGTCTCGGTGGAGGACGGCACCACGGTGCTCACCCTGTCCGATGGCCGCACGGTGAACCTTGAGGACGTCTACAGCGTCGTCTCCTCCGACGCATAA
- a CDS encoding flagellar hook protein FlgE, producing the protein MGLSSSMYSSVSGLLSTAESISVIGNNLANSSTTGYKSMSMLFEDVFYSSITTSGGIDQIGNGSAISAIATDFSQGSYEDTSEAMNMAIAGEGYFIVEDPQNDGQIFYTRAGDFTFDDEGYLTNSSGYQVQGWAVDPDTATTSDPSTTGALGDIQLESRTSPASATTNVSLVVNLDSDGDDNSTSTTDPYFSLLTEWDGSADDPLGTTKYEYQTTITVYDEAGSAHELTVYFDQVEDSTSGSTTWEYIVTMDPSEDVRTINGQSVSGTSAAGLLMAGTLTFDSTGALVSQTAFTLDSTATGDLTDLSNWTLAELSTDGLPVFACNFSGSDNASTTDEADAIQIELDFGLSAKSITDSWDTTVTSAADIGTDSTLLFGFTSTAYDTDRTSSNDSANSTDNSSQDGYATGYLTSYYVDEGGVIYGTYSNGQTQALFIVALASFDSDQGLQLEGGNLYSATSESGTANIGRAGQGIYGSIYGEKLEESNVDVSTEMVDLIVMQRAYQANSKVITTVDEMLQTALGLKR; encoded by the coding sequence ATGGGCCTTTCCTCCTCCATGTATTCCAGCGTCTCGGGGCTGCTGAGCACCGCCGAGTCCATCAGCGTCATCGGCAACAACCTCGCCAACTCCAGCACCACGGGCTACAAGTCCATGTCCATGCTGTTCGAGGACGTGTTCTATTCCTCCATCACCACGTCCGGCGGCATCGACCAGATCGGCAACGGCTCCGCCATCTCCGCCATTGCCACCGACTTTTCGCAGGGCTCGTACGAAGACACCTCCGAAGCCATGAACATGGCCATCGCGGGTGAAGGATATTTCATCGTCGAAGACCCCCAGAACGACGGCCAGATATTCTACACCCGCGCGGGCGACTTCACCTTCGACGACGAAGGCTATCTGACGAACTCCTCAGGCTATCAGGTGCAGGGCTGGGCGGTTGACCCGGACACGGCCACCACCAGCGACCCGTCAACCACCGGCGCCCTGGGCGACATCCAGCTGGAAAGCCGCACCTCGCCCGCCTCCGCCACCACCAACGTCTCGCTGGTGGTGAACCTGGACTCGGACGGCGACGACAACTCCACCTCCACCACCGACCCGTACTTCTCGCTGCTCACCGAATGGGACGGCAGCGCCGACGACCCGCTGGGCACCACCAAGTACGAGTACCAGACCACCATCACCGTGTACGACGAGGCCGGGTCCGCCCATGAGCTGACCGTGTACTTCGACCAGGTGGAAGACTCCACCAGCGGTTCCACGACCTGGGAATACATCGTCACCATGGACCCCAGCGAGGACGTGCGCACCATCAACGGCCAGAGCGTGTCGGGCACATCCGCCGCCGGGCTGCTGATGGCGGGCACGCTGACCTTCGATTCCACCGGCGCGCTGGTCTCGCAGACGGCCTTCACGCTCGACTCCACGGCCACCGGCGACCTGACCGACCTTTCCAACTGGACCCTGGCGGAGCTTTCCACCGACGGCCTGCCGGTGTTCGCCTGCAACTTCTCCGGCTCGGACAACGCCAGCACCACCGACGAGGCGGACGCCATCCAGATAGAACTGGACTTCGGCCTGTCGGCCAAATCCATCACCGACAGCTGGGACACCACCGTCACCAGCGCGGCGGACATCGGCACGGACAGCACGCTGCTGTTCGGGTTCACCTCCACGGCCTACGACACCGACCGCACCTCCAGCAACGATTCGGCCAACAGCACCGACAACTCCAGCCAGGACGGCTACGCCACCGGCTACCTGACCAGCTACTACGTGGACGAGGGCGGGGTGATCTACGGCACCTACTCCAACGGCCAGACCCAGGCGCTGTTCATCGTGGCCTTGGCCAGCTTCGACAGCGACCAAGGCCTGCAACTGGAAGGCGGCAACCTGTACTCGGCCACCAGCGAATCGGGCACGGCCAACATCGGCCGGGCAGGGCAGGGCATCTATGGCAGCATCTACGGTGAAAAGCTGGAGGAATCCAACGTGGACGTCTCTACGGAGATGGTCGACCTCATCGTGATGCAGCGCGCCTACCAGGCCAACAGCAAGGTCATCACCACCGTTGACGAAATGCTCCAGACTGCCCTTGGCCTGAAGCGCTAG